A window of the Diceros bicornis minor isolate mBicDic1 chromosome 28, mDicBic1.mat.cur, whole genome shotgun sequence genome harbors these coding sequences:
- the CAVIN4 gene encoding caveolae-associated protein 4: protein MEHNGSASNADKIHRNRLSSVTEDEDQDAAFTIVTVLDKVATIVDSVQASQKRIEERHREMENAIKSVQIDLLKLSQSHSNTSYLINKLFEKTRKVSAHIKDVKARVERQQTHVKKVESRQEEIMKKNKFRVVIFQEKLRCPTSLSIVKDRNLTVNQEEEDDVFDPPIELSSDEEYYIEESRSARLRKSGKERIDNIKKAFSKENMQKTRQNFDKKVNRIRTRIVTPERRERLRQSGERLRQSGERLKQSGERFKKSISSAAPSREAFKMRGLRKAKDQTVAEGPAEVREMGVDIIARSEALGPISELYTDELSETDREEARAGCPPREGGEILTPEPLKVTFKPQVKVEDDESLLLDLKQSS from the exons atggaacatAATGGGTCTGCTTCAAATGCTGATAAAATCCACCGGAATCGCCTGTCGAGCGTTACAGAGGATGAAGACCAAGACGCTGCTTTTACCATCGTGACTGTGCTGGACAAAGTTGCCACCATCGTGGACAGTGTGCAGGCGAGCCAGAAGAGGATAgaagagagacacagggagatgGAAAATGCCATAAAATCCGTCCAGATTGACCTATTGAAGCTTTCACAGTCACACAGCAATACAAGCTATCTTATTAACAAGTTGTTTGAGAAAACCCGAAAAGTCAGTGCTCACATTAAAGATGTGAAGGCCCGGGTGGAGAGGCAACAAACTCATGTTAAAAAGGTTGAATCTAGGCAAgaggaaataatgaagaaaaacaaatttcgcGTGGTAATATTCCAG gAGAAGCTTCGGTGTCCAACATCCCTGTCTATTGTTAAAGACAGAAACCTGACCGTGAATCAAGAGGAGGAGGACGATGTCTTTGATCCCCCAATCGAGCTGTCTTCGGATGAAGAATATTATATTGAAGAAAGCAGATCTGCTAGGCTTAGAAAGTCAGGCAAGGAGCGCATCGATAATATCAAAAAggcattttccaaagaaaacatgcaGAAGACACGGCAGAATTTTGACAAGAAAGTGAACAGAATTAGAACTAGAATAGTGaccccggagaggagagagaggctaAGGCAGTCAGGAGAGAGGCTGAGGCAGTCAGGAGAGAGACTGAAACAGTCAGGGGAAAGATTTAAGAAATCGATTTCTAGTGCAGCTCCCTCGAGGGAAGCTTTTAAGATGCGTGGCCTTCGGAAAGCTAAAGACCAAACTGTGGCCGAAGGCCCCGCAGAGGTCAGGGAGATGGGTGTGGACATCATCGCCAGGAGCGAGGCTCTGGGCCCCATCAGTGAGCTCTACACTGACGAGCTCAGTGAAACAGACCGCGAGGAGGCCAGGGCGGGGTGTCCTCCTCGCGAAGGAGGGGAGATCCTGACCCCTGAGCCTTTAAAAGTCACTTTTAAACCCCAGGTGAAAGTAGAGGATGACGAATCTCTTTTGCTGGATTTAAAGCAGTCATCATAA